From a single Peromyscus maniculatus bairdii isolate BWxNUB_F1_BW_parent chromosome 4, HU_Pman_BW_mat_3.1, whole genome shotgun sequence genomic region:
- the LOC107401124 gene encoding uncharacterized protein LOC107401124 isoform X2: MGGRSKRGRRVGTPKESALTLRHRGEAFPGPEGGDPGPWRERDEQDQMDRVHFPGMLNPAQGGRRSPGSRLTLWLCREWPHCARTAGAEKDEPYEVRSWVRRPQSHLGAKRRNSPTFGTTENFLKLRASACVSQILHEESRCINQNIMVGGGQRPLDRGIGLRKLRNRRVPSTTTTPQRQAELCSWDAGSPSRVILHRTHMSQKTLKVPAAQ; the protein is encoded by the exons ATGGGTGGGAGGTCCAAAAGGGGGCGCCGCGTTGGAACGCCCAAAGAG AGCGCGCTAACGCTGAGGCACCGTGGAGAGGCGTTTCCAGGGCCTGAAGGTGGTGATCCAGgcccctggagagagagagacgagcAGGACCAGATGGACAGAGTTCACTTCCCAGGGATGCTGAACCCTGCACAAGGTGGAAG GCGCTCACCGGGAAGCCGACTCACCCTCTGGCTCTGCAGAGAGTGGCCCCACTGCGCAAGAACTGCTGGAGCCGAAAAGGATGAACCTTATGAGGTGAGAAGCTGGGTCCGGAGACCCCAGTCTCACCTCGGGGCGAAAAGAAGAAATTCACCTACCTTCGGGACCACTGAGAACTTTCTAAAGCTCCGCGCCTCAGCTTGCGTCT CTCAAATTCTACATGAGGAAAGCAGATGCATCAACCAGAACATCATGGTAGGGGGCGGCCAGAGACCACTAGATCGTGGTATTGGACTCAGAAAGCTAAGGAATCGGAG AGTgccttccaccaccaccaccccacagaGACAAGCAGAGCTGTGTTCGTGGGATGCAGGAAGTCCCAGCAGGGTTATTTTACACAGAACGCACATGTCACag AAGACTCTGAAGGTGCctgcagctcagtga
- the LOC107401124 gene encoding uncharacterized protein LOC107401124 isoform X1: protein MVQLGLSHQPTPLRPQRQSALTLRHRGEAFPGPEGGDPGPWRERDEQDQMDRVHFPGMLNPAQGGRRSPGSRLTLWLCREWPHCARTAGAEKDEPYEVRSWVRRPQSHLGAKRRNSPTFGTTENFLKLRASACVSQILHEESRCINQNIMVGGGQRPLDRGIGLRKLRNRRVPSTTTTPQRQAELCSWDAGSPSRVILHRTHMSQKTLKVPAAQ from the exons ATGGTCCAACTGGGTCTCAGCCACCAACCCACTCCCCTCCGACCCCAGCGCCAG AGCGCGCTAACGCTGAGGCACCGTGGAGAGGCGTTTCCAGGGCCTGAAGGTGGTGATCCAGgcccctggagagagagagacgagcAGGACCAGATGGACAGAGTTCACTTCCCAGGGATGCTGAACCCTGCACAAGGTGGAAG GCGCTCACCGGGAAGCCGACTCACCCTCTGGCTCTGCAGAGAGTGGCCCCACTGCGCAAGAACTGCTGGAGCCGAAAAGGATGAACCTTATGAGGTGAGAAGCTGGGTCCGGAGACCCCAGTCTCACCTCGGGGCGAAAAGAAGAAATTCACCTACCTTCGGGACCACTGAGAACTTTCTAAAGCTCCGCGCCTCAGCTTGCGTCT CTCAAATTCTACATGAGGAAAGCAGATGCATCAACCAGAACATCATGGTAGGGGGCGGCCAGAGACCACTAGATCGTGGTATTGGACTCAGAAAGCTAAGGAATCGGAG AGTgccttccaccaccaccaccccacagaGACAAGCAGAGCTGTGTTCGTGGGATGCAGGAAGTCCCAGCAGGGTTATTTTACACAGAACGCACATGTCACag AAGACTCTGAAGGTGCctgcagctcagtga
- the LOC107401124 gene encoding uncharacterized protein LOC107401124 isoform X5, whose translation MVWPKDLGNPEWRSPGSRLTLWLCREWPHCARTAGAEKDEPYEVRSWVRRPQSHLGAKRRNSPTFGTTENFLKLRASACVSQILHEESRCINQNIMVGGGQRPLDRGIGLRKLRNRRVPSTTTTPQRQAELCSWDAGSPSRVILHRTHMSQKTLKVPAAQ comes from the exons ATGGTCTGGCCAAAGGACTTGGGGAACCCAGAGTG GCGCTCACCGGGAAGCCGACTCACCCTCTGGCTCTGCAGAGAGTGGCCCCACTGCGCAAGAACTGCTGGAGCCGAAAAGGATGAACCTTATGAGGTGAGAAGCTGGGTCCGGAGACCCCAGTCTCACCTCGGGGCGAAAAGAAGAAATTCACCTACCTTCGGGACCACTGAGAACTTTCTAAAGCTCCGCGCCTCAGCTTGCGTCT CTCAAATTCTACATGAGGAAAGCAGATGCATCAACCAGAACATCATGGTAGGGGGCGGCCAGAGACCACTAGATCGTGGTATTGGACTCAGAAAGCTAAGGAATCGGAG AGTgccttccaccaccaccaccccacagaGACAAGCAGAGCTGTGTTCGTGGGATGCAGGAAGTCCCAGCAGGGTTATTTTACACAGAACGCACATGTCACag AAGACTCTGAAGGTGCctgcagctcagtga
- the LOC107401124 gene encoding uncharacterized protein LOC107401124 isoform X4, which produces MVQLGLSHQPTPLRPQRQSALTLRHRGEAFPGPEGGDPGPWRERDEQDQMDRVHFPGMLNPAQGGRRSPGSRLTLWLCREWPHCARTAGAEKDEPYEVRSWVRRPQSHLGAKRRNSPTFGTTENFLKLRASACVSQILHEESRCINQNIMVGGGQRPLDRGIGLRKLRNRRRL; this is translated from the exons ATGGTCCAACTGGGTCTCAGCCACCAACCCACTCCCCTCCGACCCCAGCGCCAG AGCGCGCTAACGCTGAGGCACCGTGGAGAGGCGTTTCCAGGGCCTGAAGGTGGTGATCCAGgcccctggagagagagagacgagcAGGACCAGATGGACAGAGTTCACTTCCCAGGGATGCTGAACCCTGCACAAGGTGGAAG GCGCTCACCGGGAAGCCGACTCACCCTCTGGCTCTGCAGAGAGTGGCCCCACTGCGCAAGAACTGCTGGAGCCGAAAAGGATGAACCTTATGAGGTGAGAAGCTGGGTCCGGAGACCCCAGTCTCACCTCGGGGCGAAAAGAAGAAATTCACCTACCTTCGGGACCACTGAGAACTTTCTAAAGCTCCGCGCCTCAGCTTGCGTCT CTCAAATTCTACATGAGGAAAGCAGATGCATCAACCAGAACATCATGGTAGGGGGCGGCCAGAGACCACTAGATCGTGGTATTGGACTCAGAAAGCTAAGGAATCGGAG AAGACTCTGA
- the LOC107401124 gene encoding uncharacterized protein LOC107401124 isoform X3 has product MVQLGLSHQPTPLRPQRQSALTLRHRGEAFPGPEGGDPGPWRERDEQDQMDRVHFPGMLNPAQGGRRSPGSRLTLWLCREWPHCARTAGAEKDEPYEVRSWVRRPQSHLGAKRRNSPTFGTTENFLKLRASACVSQILHEESRCINQNIMVGGGQRPLDRGIGLRKLRNRRDKQSCVRGMQEVPAGLFYTERTCHRRL; this is encoded by the exons ATGGTCCAACTGGGTCTCAGCCACCAACCCACTCCCCTCCGACCCCAGCGCCAG AGCGCGCTAACGCTGAGGCACCGTGGAGAGGCGTTTCCAGGGCCTGAAGGTGGTGATCCAGgcccctggagagagagagacgagcAGGACCAGATGGACAGAGTTCACTTCCCAGGGATGCTGAACCCTGCACAAGGTGGAAG GCGCTCACCGGGAAGCCGACTCACCCTCTGGCTCTGCAGAGAGTGGCCCCACTGCGCAAGAACTGCTGGAGCCGAAAAGGATGAACCTTATGAGGTGAGAAGCTGGGTCCGGAGACCCCAGTCTCACCTCGGGGCGAAAAGAAGAAATTCACCTACCTTCGGGACCACTGAGAACTTTCTAAAGCTCCGCGCCTCAGCTTGCGTCT CTCAAATTCTACATGAGGAAAGCAGATGCATCAACCAGAACATCATGGTAGGGGGCGGCCAGAGACCACTAGATCGTGGTATTGGACTCAGAAAGCTAAGGAATCGGAG aGACAAGCAGAGCTGTGTTCGTGGGATGCAGGAAGTCCCAGCAGGGTTATTTTACACAGAACGCACATGTCACag AAGACTCTGA
- the LOC102922141 gene encoding neuroendocrine secretory protein 55, whose translation MDRRSRAQQWRRARHNYNDLCPPIGRRAATALLWLSCSIALLRALATSNARAQQRAAQRRSFLNAHHRSAAAAAAAAQVLPESPESESDHEHEEPEPQLARQPECPGLEDIDYETESETESETTESETTESETTESETTESESDIESETEFESESDTAPATEPETEPEDERGPRGATFNQSLTQRLHALKLQSAHASPSRAQPTTQELESASEGEEPQREPLDPEESEEEDRQPRRCKTRRPARRRRDQSPESPPRKGPIPIRRH comes from the coding sequence ATGGATCGCAGGTCCCGGGCTCAGCAGTGGCGCCGAGCTCGCCATAATTACAACGACCTGTGCCCGCCCATAGGCCGCCGGGCTGCCACCGCGCTCCTCTGGCTCTCCTGCTCCATTGCTCTGCTCCGCGCCCTAGCCACTTCCAACGCCCGTGCCCAGCAGCGTGCTGCCCAGCGTCGGAGCTTCCTTAACGCCCACCACCGctccgccgctgccgccgccgccgctgcgcAGGTACTCCCCGAGTCCCCTGAATCTGAGTCTGATCACGAGCACGAGGAGCCAGAGCCTCAGCTGGCCCGCCAGCCTGAGTGTCCCGGGTTGGAAGACATTGACTACGAGACCGAGTCGGAGACCGAGTCGGAGACAACCGAGTCCGAGACGACTGAGTCCGAGACTACCGAGTCCGAGACAACCGAGTCTGAGTCTGATATCGAGTCCGAGACCGAATTCGAGAGCGAGTCTGATACCGCCCCCGCAACTGAGCCTGAGACCGAACCCGAGGACGAGCGCGGCCCCCGAGGTGCCACCTTCAACCAGTCTCTCACCCAGCGTCTGCACGCTCTGAAGTTGCAGAGCGCCCACGCCTCCCCGAGTCGTGCGCAGCCCACCACTCAGGAGCTCGAGAGCGCAAGCGAGGGGGAGGAGCCCCAGCGCGAGCCCTTAGACCCCGAGGagtcagaggaggaggacagacaGCCCCGCCGCTGCAAGACCAGGAggcccgcccgccgccgccgcgacCAGTCCCCGGAATCCCCTCCCAGAAAGGGGCCCATCCCCATCCGGCGTCACTAA
- the LOC143266684 gene encoding guanine nucleotide-binding protein G(s) subunit alpha isoforms XLas-like — protein sequence MGMRNCLHGNNMPGQPNIPAEVGEQPEQEPLEAPGAAAPGPGPGPAEEMETEPTDNEPIPDETGVEVSGPPEVSRSDVQGLSQAFEEVRVGGDYSPPPEEAMPFEITQPNLGDFWPILEQSGTSGTQGGLKTFNPALLEPGTPSGANPGLGTYSPPPEEAMPFEFNEPAQEGGIQSPLQVPILPPGGPEAEVLRALPAEPGNFRFANAGFRDDYGPPPEESVPFGLDRDEFGGDSPPPELPRVMRQIGIGGEFPSVAVPSALSLAPGENAPPLWVHSAIDRPFSEAIRSPPNFACDTPPMEISRPLLEIGRASAGVDDDTTVNMDGPPIASDGPPIEVSGAPDKSKRAERPPVEREAAEMEGSPTTAAAVEGKVPSPERRDGSFTQPEAMDPSPVPDARAVVTEPDAATSGSPPATATPADLQADPEELGEAPAVRADPDGGAAPVAPTTPAESEGGGEPAAEPAVEPAVEPAVEPVVEPAGEPVSEAVPAAKAESASGAAPDIQVEPAVAAVSATSAEPAARAVPVTPPEPAPRPIPTARAHPAAGAVPGAPAMSASARAAAARAAYAGPLVWGARSLSATPAARACLPARAAAAARAASAARAVAAGHSIAEARAMSIRGFPPAPSRAHLRPPSPEIQVADPPTPRPGPRAAAWPDKYERGRSGFRYEEASSVICEIDSSSDESEEGANGCFQWLLRRNRRPGQLRRHSVGCNPVRNFFIRTFGSCFGLSERSRSLSPGKVKDPFEERRKQMRKEAIEMRERMRADKKRSKAIDKQLEEEKMDYMCTHRLLLLGRKVVPSHTEGRYRPEASASASGRRLDRRGREVSQELLGRALRGSPGSIVRDRGGLGPSGCAPPPRLARLLRLRQLVVSVCWCPFSVSACA from the exons ATGGGCATGCGCAACTGCCTCCACGGCAACAATATGCCAGGACAACCAAATATCCCCGCTGAAGTCGGGGAGCAGCCCGAGCAAGAACCTTTGGAGGCCCCAGGGGCAGCTGCCCCCGGTCCTGGGCCTGGCCCAGCCGAAGAAATGGAGACCGAACCGACTGACAATGAGCCCATCCCCGACGAGACTGGCGTTGAGGTCAGTGGACCCCCTGAAGTCTCCAGATCTGATGTCCAGGGCCTCAGCCAGGCCTTCGAGGAAGTCCGAGTGGGTGGAGACTACAGCCCACCTCCGGAGGAAGCCATGCCATTTGAGATCACACAGCCCAACCTCGGAGATTTCTGGCCCATTCTGGAGCAGTCTGGAACATCTGGGACCCAAGGAGGCCTCAAAACCTTCAACCCAGCGCTTTTGGAGCCCGGGACCCCCAGTGGTGCGAACCCAGGCCTGGGAACCTACAGCCCCCCACCAGAAGAAGCAATGCCATTTGAGTTCAACGAACCTGCCCAGGAAGGCGGTATCCAGTCGCCCTTGCAAGTCCCGATCCTTCCTCCAGGAGGTCCGGAAGCAGAGGTCCTCAGAGCGCTTCCCGCGGAGCCCGGGAACTTCAGATTTGCAAATGCTGGCTTCCGAGATGACTACGGCCCTCCACCTGAAGAGTCCGTGCCATTTGGGCTCGATCGAGATGAATTTGGGGGCGATAGCCCACCCCCAGAGCTCCCCCGAGTCATGCGACAAATCGGCATTGGCGGCGAGTTCCCGTCAGTCGCGGTCCCGAGTGCGCTCAGCCTCGCTCCCGGCGAGAACGCGCCTCCCCTCTGGGTCCACAGCGCCATTGACAGACCGTTCAGCGAGGCTATCAGATCTCCTCCCAACTTCGCATGCGACACCCCCCCGATGGAGATCTCCAGACCCCTGCTTGAGATTGGCAGAGCCTCCGCTGGGGTCGACGACGACACCACTGTCAATATGGACGGCCCCCCAATCGCAAGTGATGGCCCGCCCATCGAAGTCTCCGGAGCCCCAGATAAGAGCAAGCGCGCAGAGAGACCCCCAGTTGAGCGAGAAGCAGCCGAGATGGAAGGAAGCCCTACCACCGCAGCTGCGGTGGAAGGAAAAGTCCCTTCTCCGGAGAGAAGAGACGGATCCTTCACCCAGCCAGAAGCCATGGATCCCAGCCCAGTACCTGATGCCCGAGCCGTCGTCACCGAACCTGACGCAGCCACCAGCGGATCTCCTCCAGCCACAGCAACACCCGCGGATCTCCAAGCCGATCCTGAAGAACTCGGAGAAGCCCCTGCAGTCCGCGCAGATCCTGACGGAGGGGCAGCCCCAGTCGCCCCAACCACCCCTGCCGAGTCTGAAGGCGGCGGAGAGCCAGCCGCGGAGCCAGCCGTGGAGCCAGCCGTGGAGCCAGCCGTGGAGCCAGTCGTGGAGCCAGCAGGCGAGCCAGTCTCCGAGGCAGTCCCTGCCGCCAAGGCCGAGTCTGCCTCTGGGGCAGCCCCCGACATCCAGGTGGAGCCCGCAGTCGCGGCAGTCTCTGCCACCTCGGCGGAGCCTGCCGCCCGGGCAGTCCCCGTTACCCCTCCGGAGCCCGCTCCCCGGCCAATCCCCACTGCCAGAGCTCACCCAGCTGCGGGGGCAGTCCCTGGCGCCCCAGCGATGTCAGCCTCCGCTAGGGCAGCTGCCGCTAGGGCAGCCTATGCAGGTCCTCTGGTCTGGGGAGCCAGGTCACTCTCGGCTACTCCCGCGGCCCGGGCATGCCTCCCTGCCCGCGCAGCTGCCGCCGCCCGGGCAGCCTCCGCTGCCCGGGCAGTCGCTGCCGGCCACTCAATCGCTGAAGCCCGGGCCATGTCTATCCGGGGATTCCCTCCTGCCCCAAGCAGAGCCCATCTTAGACCCCCCAGCCCCGAGATCCAGGTGGCTGACCCGCCTACTCCGCGGCCTGGTCCGAGGGCGGCTGCCTGGCCCGACAAGTATGAGCGTGGCCGAAGCGGCTTCAGGTACGAGGAGGCATCGTCCGTCATCTGTGAGATCGACTCCTCTAGTGATGAGTCGGAAGAAGGGGCCAACGGCTGCTTCCAGTGGCTTCTGCGGCGAAACCGCCGCCCCGGCCAGCTCCGGCGCCACTCGGTCGGGTGCAATCCAGTCCGCAACTTCTTCATCCGAACCTTCGGAAGCTGCTTCGGTCTATCCGAGAGATCCCGTTCCCTCAGCCCCGGGAAGGTCAAGGATCCTTTCGAGGAGAGGCGCAAACAGATGCGCAAAGAAGCCATTGAGATGCGAGAGCGGATGCGCGCAGACAAGAAACGCAGCAAGGCCATCGACAAGCAactggaggaggagaagatggaCTACATGTGTACGCACCGCCTGCTGCTTCTAG GGAGAAAAGTGGTGCCGAGCCACACTGAGGGTCGTTACCGGCCGGAGGCCAGCGCCAGCGCCAGCGGTCGTAGGCTGGACAGGCGGGGGCGTGAGGTGAGCCAGGAACTGCTGGGGAGGGCCCTTCGGGGCTCCCCCGGCTCGATTGTTCGTGACCGCGGTGGGCTAGGGCCATCGGGGTGCGCGCCCCCGCCTCGCCTGGCACGGCTGCTTCGACTCAGACAGCTTGTTGTTAGTGTGTGTTGGTGTCCATTTTCTGTGTCCGCCTGTGCATGA
- the LOC143273088 gene encoding uncharacterized protein LOC143273088 — protein MLKMAKKLKARAAESERKAAAAAAEVAAEAAVAAAALAEPFASQKNGDPEKPPKSKSVKAPANAGRDVPPEKLLTDKERKKLEKKLLEQRKKEEKKREKERKKLEKMMKKKKKNVPESQAQARGPEAAAAAAATAGEDEGAAEGAAGLGEGAAVGGASRAWARWDTESGDEDDAYYAPPRVGGVVWRPGPAKAGALSAHMPLVVFLVFSVRSPSWVLNFLLQRRTEQGRGCGFVFGATCCFRVFLGCAFFSFLSGRTKRRGRGRGRSRARGTGRRGRDERLI, from the coding sequence ATGCTGAAGATGGCCAAGAAGCTCAAAGCCCGGGCAGCCGAGAGCGAGAGGAAGGCAGCCGCGGCTGCCGCCGAAGTGGCTGCCGAAGCTGCCGTGGCGGCTGCGGCGCTGGCAGAGCCGTTCGCTTCGCAGAAGAACGGGGACCCGGAGAAGCCCCCCAAGTCCAAGTCCGTCAAGGCCCCCGCGAACGCCGGGCGAGATGTGCCGCCCGAAAAGTTGCTGACAGACAAAGAGCGCAAGAAGCTAGAGAAGAAGTTGCTGGAGCAGAGgaaaaaagaggagaagaagagagagaaagagaggaagaagttggagaagatgatgaagaagaagaagaagaatgtgcCAGAATCCCAGGCGCAGGCCCGAGGCCccgaggccgccgccgccgccgccgccaccgcagGCGAAGACGAGGGCGCCGCGGAGGGCGCCGCCGGGCTCGGAGAGGGCGCCGCCGTCGGGGGCGCGAGTAGGGCCTGGGCCCGATGGGACACTGAGTCGGGCGACGAAGATGATGCCTACTACGCGCCTCCTCGTGTTGGAGGCGTCGTGTGGCGCCCCGGGCCTGCCAAGGCTGGAGCGCTCAGCGCGCACATGCCCCTCGTGGTGTTCCTGGTGTTCTCGGTGCGCAGCCCCTCGTGGGTGCTCAACTTCCTGCTGCAGCGACGCACAGAGCAGGGCCGCGGCTGTGGCTTCGTGTTCGGGGCGACCTGCTGCTTCCGAGTGTTCCTGGGCTGcgccttcttctccttcctgagtgGCCGCACCAAGCGCAGAGGCAGAGGCCGAGGGCGCTCCCGGGCCAGGGGCACCGGGCGCCGGGGGCGCGACGAGCGGCTCATCTAG